A window of the Hypomesus transpacificus isolate Combined female chromosome 22, fHypTra1, whole genome shotgun sequence genome harbors these coding sequences:
- the map3k1 gene encoding mitogen-activated protein kinase kinase kinase 1 isoform X1, producing MATAGSRTSSSEISNSNNGTNVGSGPQGNSSDPGLPSSPGKAKSNTGENSQWRRKELRKVRSVDLDKPESLFLSPETGTAPISAQLHFLSISSPGAVQATLLQQAHHIQQSNSLTDHPISDKSNTLSSAAQELLKTSLKHYSDPLSPDNGATGTSMEVSASQNSRDMESKDTLRGLQKMEDRPEERMIREKLKATCMPTWRHEWLERRSRRGPVVVKPIPLRPDGSEAGRQGAEAGSGSQTSSSSQSRGRRSPSPGPSLSSSSSSSYSKTCGKPESPGVRRKRVSPVPFQSGRVTPPRRAPSPDGFSPYSPEETSRRVNKVMRARLYLLQQIGPNSFLIGGDSPDNKYRVFIGPQTCSCGRGAFCIHVLFVMLRVFQLEPSDPLLWRKTLKNFEVESLFQKYHNRRSSRIKAPSRNTIQKFVSRMSNSHTTCTSSTSTSSNENSLKDEEEQMCPICLLDMLDEESLTVCEEGCRNKLHHHCMSIWAEECRRNHETLICPLCRAKWKSHDFYSHDPSSISMETSSGHVQSSGSTSSSTPHSESSRALSQEADFALPQYGVQQIPQTYKELAEPWIKVFGIELVGCLFSRNWNIREMALRRLSHDVSGALLLANGERSCPGAGAGSGAAMAASGGGASCGEVSGDVVVESCCSVLSMVCADPVYRVYVAALKTLRAMLVYTPCHSVSERSRLQQLLRPVVETILVKCADANSRTSQLSVSTLLELCKGQVGELAVGREILKAGSIGIEGVDYVLNCILGPQTEANNWQALLGRLCLIDRLLLEFPGDFYPHIVSSGGGGDYHQSQTLVERYQKLLPLLSFALQSIDNSHSMVGKLSRRVFLSAARMVARVPHIFVKLLDMLSVTSSTHYARMRRRLLAIAEEMDILDAINLGLESSMANGAEAQEQTSAAFLEPTVPQNSPSATESNTPTHTVQLTSVKAHGGRAGASPEDVTERLAAISLTGHPNMGAVPAEHPKPPVQARNRPLSQCLHSPSSSSPPCNQTPTLPSPSASHPPTCFPGPDSSPKARPQSFIPSKLASPSSTSCSSSPGAQRRFPPQKSLVKDPDKQLPSPVFTQARPLPSSQIHRPKPSRPTPNPAACTSSECATGICAPPTPTASKQSLKLDLHGGAETMGVATTLIPSEDTCFTPVEEKFRFLDASAELNSSMEDLLEASMPTIGDTTVTFQSEVAVLSPERVGRPGEGTYSEDVTQHQKCKEKMEAEEEEALAVVMAMSESQDALPVVPQLQVDKNEDVIIIQVDTPETLPGHTKAKQPYREGAEWLKGQQIGLGAFSSCYQAQDVGTGTLMAVKQVTYVRNTSSEQEEVVEALREEIRMMAHLNHPNIIRMLGATCEKNNYNLFVEWMAGGSVSHLLNKYGAFKEAVIINYTEQLLRGLAYLHENQIIHRDIKGANLLIDSTGHRLRIADFGAAARLAFKGTGAGEFQGQLLGTIAFMAPEVLRGQQYGRSCDVWSVGCAIIEMSCAKPPWNAEKHSNHLALIFKIASATTAPSIPPQLTPGLRDVTLRCLELQPTDRPPSRELLKHPVFRLNW from the exons ATGGCGACGGCGGGGAGCCGGACCTCGTCGTCGGAAATATCTAACTCAAACAACGGCACAAACGTTGGAAGCGGTCCTCAGGGAAATTCAAGTGACCCTGGTCTTCCAAGCAGTCCCGGTAAGGCGAAGAGTAATACCGGGGAAAACTCACAATGGAGACGTAAAGAGCTGCGGAAAGTCAGAAGTGTGGATCTGGATAAACCTGAGTCGCTGTTCCTATCTCCCGAGACTGGGACGGCTCCGATATCAGCGCAGCTGCACTTCTTGTCTATTTCCTCGCCTGGTGCTGTTCAGGCTACTTTATTACAGCAAGCTCACCACATTCAGCAGAGCAATTCACTCACCGATCATCCAATTTCAGATAAAAGTAATACTCTTTCTTCAGCTGCTCAGGAATTGTTGAAAACTTCTTTAAAACACTACAGCGACCCTCTCAGTCCTGATAATGGTGCTACCGGAACTTCAATGGAAGTGAGCGCTTCACAAAATAG TCGTGACATGGAGAGCAAGGACACCCTGCGGGGGCTGCAGAAGATGGAGGACCGGCCGGAGGAACGCATGATCAGAGAGAAGCTCAAAGCCACCTGCATGCCCACCTGGAGGCACGAGTGGTTGGAGAGACGCAGTAGGAGGGGCCCAGTG GTGGTGAAGCCCATTCCTCTGCGACCAGACGGGAGTGAGGCTGGCCGTCAGGGAGCGGAGGCTGGAAGCGGTTCACAAACAAGCTCCTCCTCCCAGAGCAGGGGCCGCCGCAGTCCCTCCCCCGgcccctccttgtcctcctcctcttcctcttcctacaGCAAGACCTGTGGGAAGCCTGAGTCGCCCGGGGTGCGCAGGAAGAGAGTGTCCCCTGTGCCA tTTCAGAGTGGAAGAGTCACCCCTCCCAGGAGAGCTCCCTCCCCAGATGGCTTCTCCCCCTACAGCCCAGAGGAGACCAGTCGCAGAGTAAACAAGGTCATGAGGGCCCGCCTCTACCTTCTACAGCAAATAGGACCCAACTCCTTCCTGATAGGAGGAGACAGCCCTGACAACAAATACCGGGTCTTCATTGGGCCACAG ACATGCAGCTGTGGCCGGGGGGCTTTCTGCATCCACGTCCTCTTTGTCATGCTCAGGGTCTTTCAACTGGAGCCCTCAGACCCACTGCTCTGGAGGAAAACTCTGAAAAACTTTGAG GTCGAGAGCTTGTTCCAAAAATACCACAATCGACGCAGCTCACGCATCAAGGCTCCCTCCCGCAACACCATCCAGAAGTTTGTGTCACGCATGTCCAACTCCCACACCACCTGTACTTCCAGCACCTCCACCTCTAGCAACGAGAACAG tctgaaggatgaggaggagcagaTGTGTCCGATCTGTCTGCTTGACATGCTGGATGAGGAGAGTCTGACCGTGTGCGAGGAGGGCTGCCGGAACAAGTTGCACCACCACTGCATGTCTATTT GGGCAGAGGAATGCAGGCGTAACCATGAGACTCTCATCTGCCCACTCTGCAGAGCCAAGTGGAAGTCCCATGATTTCTACAG CCACgacccttcctccatctccatggAGACGTCATCTGGGCATGTGCAGTCATCAGGGTCCACGTCATCATCAACGCCTCACAGCGAGAGCTCCAGAGCGTTGTCCCAGGAGGCGGACTTTGCGCTTCCTCAATATGGTGTCCAGCAGATCCCTCAAACCTACAAAGAGCTGGCTGAGCCCTGGATCAAG GTGTTTGGCATTGAGCTGGTGGGCTGCCTCTTCTCCAGAAACTGGAACATCCGGGAGATGGCGCTGCGTCGGCTCTCCCACGACGTCAGCGGCGCCCTCCTCCTAGCCAATGGCGAGCGCTCCTGCCCGGGGGCGGGAGCGGGGTCGGGGGCGGCGATGGCCGCGTCTGGAGGCGGGGCGAGCTGCGGTGAGGTGTCGGGAGACGTGGTGGTGGAGTCGTGCTGCAGCGTGCTCTCCATGGTGTGTGCCGACCCCGTCTACAGAGTCTACGTGGCCGCACTG AAAACGTTGCGGGCCATGCTGGTGTACACGCCTTGCCACTCTGTGTCGGAGCGCTCGCGGCTGCAGCAGTTGCTTCGACCTGTAGTGGAGACCATCCTGGTCAAGTGTGCCGATGCCAACAG TCGTACCAGCCAGCTGTCTGTGTCCACCCTGCTGGAGCTGTGTAAGGGCCAGGTGGGAGAGCTGGCTGTGGGAAGAGAGATCCTCAAAGCGG GGTCTATTGGCATTGAAGGTGTGGACTACGTCCTCAACTGCATCCTGGGGCCCCAAACCGAAGCCAACAACTGGCAGGCCTTGCTGGGCCGCCTGTGCCTGATCGACCGGCTCCTGCTAGAGTTCCCTGGCGACTTCTACCCTCACATCGTCtcttctggaggaggaggtgactaCCACCAGTCCCAGACCCTGGTGGAGAG gtaCCAGAAGCTTCTGCCTCTGCTCAGCTTTGCCCTTCAGTCCATAGACAACTCCCACTCCATGGTGGGCAAGCTGTCCCGCCGGGTCTTCCTCAGCGCTGCTCGCATGGTGGCCCGCGTGCCGCACATCTTTGTCAAGCTCCTGGACATGCTCAGCGTCACCAGCTCCACCCACTATGCCCGCATGCGCCGCCGCCTCCTGGCCATTGCTGAGGAAATGGACATCCTGGACGCCATTAACCTGGGCCTGGAGAGCAGCATGGCTAATGGGGCCGAGGCGCAGGAACAGACTTCTGCTGCCTTTTTGGAACCCACAGTGCCACAGAACTCGCCCAGCGCCACCGAGAGCAACACGCCCACTCACACGGTCCAGCTAACGTCTGTCAAGGCCCACGGTGGGAGGGCAGGAGCGAGCCCAGAGGATGTAACTGAGCGGCTGGCAGCAATATCCTTGACGGGGCATCCAAATATGGGTGCAGTCCCAGCCGAGCACCCAAAGCCCCCTGTTCAGGCCCGCAACAGGCCTCTCAGCCAGTGCCTGCACTCCCCTTCATCTTCCTCCCCGCCCTGCAATCAgacacccaccctcccttcgCCTTCAGCTTCCCATCCTCCCACCTGCTTCCCTGGCCCGGACTCCAGCCCCAAGGCCCGGCCTCAGAGCTTCATCCCTAGCAAACTAGCTTCCCCCTCTAGCACCTCTTGCTCCTCTTCCCCAGGCGCCCAGCGCCGGTTTCCCCCACAGAAGAGCTTAGTCAAGGACCCAGATAAGCAGCTTCCCTCCCCTGTCTTCACCCAGGCAcggcctctcccctccagccagATCCATAGACCAAAGCCCTCCCGACCCACCCCCAACCCTGCTGCCTGCACCTCCTCTGAGTGTGCTACGGGAATCTgtgcccctcccacccccactgcCTCCAAGCAAAGCTTAAAGCTGGACCTCCATGGGGGGGCAGAGACCATGGGGGTTGCCACCACCCTCATTCCTAGCGAGGACACCTGCTTCACCCCCGTAGAGGAGAAGTTCCGCTTCCTGGATGCCTCAGCTGAGCTCAACTCCTCCATGGAGGACCTCCTGGAAGCTTCCATGCCCACCATTGGCGACACTACAGTTACCTTCCAGTCGGAGGTTGCTGTCTTGTCACCGGAGCGGGTCGGCAGGCCAGGTGAGGGCACGTACAGCGAGGACGTGACGCAGCACCAGAAGTgcaaggagaagatggaggcagaagaggaggaggcgcTGGCGGTGGTAATGGCCATGTCAGAGTCGCAGGATGCGCTGCCCGTCGTCCCCCAGCTTCAGGTGGATAAAAATGAAGACGTCATTATCATCCAGGTGGAT ACCCCAGAGACCCTTCCTGGCCACACCAAAGCAAAGCAGCCAtacagggagggggcagagtggCTGAAGGGTCAGCAGATCGGCCTTGGGGCCTTCTCCTCCTGCTACCAGGCTCAGGACGTGGGCACCGGCACCCTGATGGCGGTCAAACAG GTGACGTATGTGCGCAACACCTcctcagagcaggaggaggtggtagAGGCCCTGAGAGAGGAGATCCGGATGATGGCCCACCTTAACCACCCCAACATCATTCGCATGCTAGGGGCCACCTGCGAGAAGAACAATTACAACCTTTTTGTGGAGTGGATGGCAG GCGGCAGTGTGTCTCACCTGCTGAACAAATATGGAGCCTTCAAGGAGGCTGTGATCATCAACTACACAGAGCAGCTGCTGCGTGGCCTGGCCTACCTCCACGAGAACCAGATCATTCACAGAGACATTAAAG GTGCCAACCTGCTCATTGACAGCACAGGGCACAGGCTGCGCATTGCTGACTTTGGGGCAGCTGCTAGGCTGGCATTCAAAGGCACGGGTGCAGGCGAGTTCCAGGGCCAGCTCTTGGGAACCATTGCCTTCATGGCCCCTGAG GTGTTGAGGGGCCAGCAGTATGGGCGTAGCTGTGACGTGTGGAGCGTGGGATGTGCCATCATTGAAATGTCCTGCGCAAAGCCCCCCTGGAATGCTGAGAAACATTCAAACCACCTGGCATTGATCTTCAAG
- the map3k1 gene encoding mitogen-activated protein kinase kinase kinase 1 isoform X2 has translation MESKDTLRGLQKMEDRPEERMIREKLKATCMPTWRHEWLERRSRRGPVVVKPIPLRPDGSEAGRQGAEAGSGSQTSSSSQSRGRRSPSPGPSLSSSSSSSYSKTCGKPESPGVRRKRVSPVPFQSGRVTPPRRAPSPDGFSPYSPEETSRRVNKVMRARLYLLQQIGPNSFLIGGDSPDNKYRVFIGPQTCSCGRGAFCIHVLFVMLRVFQLEPSDPLLWRKTLKNFEVESLFQKYHNRRSSRIKAPSRNTIQKFVSRMSNSHTTCTSSTSTSSNENSLKDEEEQMCPICLLDMLDEESLTVCEEGCRNKLHHHCMSIWAEECRRNHETLICPLCRAKWKSHDFYSHDPSSISMETSSGHVQSSGSTSSSTPHSESSRALSQEADFALPQYGVQQIPQTYKELAEPWIKVFGIELVGCLFSRNWNIREMALRRLSHDVSGALLLANGERSCPGAGAGSGAAMAASGGGASCGEVSGDVVVESCCSVLSMVCADPVYRVYVAALKTLRAMLVYTPCHSVSERSRLQQLLRPVVETILVKCADANSRTSQLSVSTLLELCKGQVGELAVGREILKAGSIGIEGVDYVLNCILGPQTEANNWQALLGRLCLIDRLLLEFPGDFYPHIVSSGGGGDYHQSQTLVERYQKLLPLLSFALQSIDNSHSMVGKLSRRVFLSAARMVARVPHIFVKLLDMLSVTSSTHYARMRRRLLAIAEEMDILDAINLGLESSMANGAEAQEQTSAAFLEPTVPQNSPSATESNTPTHTVQLTSVKAHGGRAGASPEDVTERLAAISLTGHPNMGAVPAEHPKPPVQARNRPLSQCLHSPSSSSPPCNQTPTLPSPSASHPPTCFPGPDSSPKARPQSFIPSKLASPSSTSCSSSPGAQRRFPPQKSLVKDPDKQLPSPVFTQARPLPSSQIHRPKPSRPTPNPAACTSSECATGICAPPTPTASKQSLKLDLHGGAETMGVATTLIPSEDTCFTPVEEKFRFLDASAELNSSMEDLLEASMPTIGDTTVTFQSEVAVLSPERVGRPGEGTYSEDVTQHQKCKEKMEAEEEEALAVVMAMSESQDALPVVPQLQVDKNEDVIIIQVDTPETLPGHTKAKQPYREGAEWLKGQQIGLGAFSSCYQAQDVGTGTLMAVKQVTYVRNTSSEQEEVVEALREEIRMMAHLNHPNIIRMLGATCEKNNYNLFVEWMAGGSVSHLLNKYGAFKEAVIINYTEQLLRGLAYLHENQIIHRDIKGANLLIDSTGHRLRIADFGAAARLAFKGTGAGEFQGQLLGTIAFMAPEVLRGQQYGRSCDVWSVGCAIIEMSCAKPPWNAEKHSNHLALIFKIASATTAPSIPPQLTPGLRDVTLRCLELQPTDRPPSRELLKHPVFRLNW, from the exons ATGGAGAGCAAGGACACCCTGCGGGGGCTGCAGAAGATGGAGGACCGGCCGGAGGAACGCATGATCAGAGAGAAGCTCAAAGCCACCTGCATGCCCACCTGGAGGCACGAGTGGTTGGAGAGACGCAGTAGGAGGGGCCCAGTG GTGGTGAAGCCCATTCCTCTGCGACCAGACGGGAGTGAGGCTGGCCGTCAGGGAGCGGAGGCTGGAAGCGGTTCACAAACAAGCTCCTCCTCCCAGAGCAGGGGCCGCCGCAGTCCCTCCCCCGgcccctccttgtcctcctcctcttcctcttcctacaGCAAGACCTGTGGGAAGCCTGAGTCGCCCGGGGTGCGCAGGAAGAGAGTGTCCCCTGTGCCA tTTCAGAGTGGAAGAGTCACCCCTCCCAGGAGAGCTCCCTCCCCAGATGGCTTCTCCCCCTACAGCCCAGAGGAGACCAGTCGCAGAGTAAACAAGGTCATGAGGGCCCGCCTCTACCTTCTACAGCAAATAGGACCCAACTCCTTCCTGATAGGAGGAGACAGCCCTGACAACAAATACCGGGTCTTCATTGGGCCACAG ACATGCAGCTGTGGCCGGGGGGCTTTCTGCATCCACGTCCTCTTTGTCATGCTCAGGGTCTTTCAACTGGAGCCCTCAGACCCACTGCTCTGGAGGAAAACTCTGAAAAACTTTGAG GTCGAGAGCTTGTTCCAAAAATACCACAATCGACGCAGCTCACGCATCAAGGCTCCCTCCCGCAACACCATCCAGAAGTTTGTGTCACGCATGTCCAACTCCCACACCACCTGTACTTCCAGCACCTCCACCTCTAGCAACGAGAACAG tctgaaggatgaggaggagcagaTGTGTCCGATCTGTCTGCTTGACATGCTGGATGAGGAGAGTCTGACCGTGTGCGAGGAGGGCTGCCGGAACAAGTTGCACCACCACTGCATGTCTATTT GGGCAGAGGAATGCAGGCGTAACCATGAGACTCTCATCTGCCCACTCTGCAGAGCCAAGTGGAAGTCCCATGATTTCTACAG CCACgacccttcctccatctccatggAGACGTCATCTGGGCATGTGCAGTCATCAGGGTCCACGTCATCATCAACGCCTCACAGCGAGAGCTCCAGAGCGTTGTCCCAGGAGGCGGACTTTGCGCTTCCTCAATATGGTGTCCAGCAGATCCCTCAAACCTACAAAGAGCTGGCTGAGCCCTGGATCAAG GTGTTTGGCATTGAGCTGGTGGGCTGCCTCTTCTCCAGAAACTGGAACATCCGGGAGATGGCGCTGCGTCGGCTCTCCCACGACGTCAGCGGCGCCCTCCTCCTAGCCAATGGCGAGCGCTCCTGCCCGGGGGCGGGAGCGGGGTCGGGGGCGGCGATGGCCGCGTCTGGAGGCGGGGCGAGCTGCGGTGAGGTGTCGGGAGACGTGGTGGTGGAGTCGTGCTGCAGCGTGCTCTCCATGGTGTGTGCCGACCCCGTCTACAGAGTCTACGTGGCCGCACTG AAAACGTTGCGGGCCATGCTGGTGTACACGCCTTGCCACTCTGTGTCGGAGCGCTCGCGGCTGCAGCAGTTGCTTCGACCTGTAGTGGAGACCATCCTGGTCAAGTGTGCCGATGCCAACAG TCGTACCAGCCAGCTGTCTGTGTCCACCCTGCTGGAGCTGTGTAAGGGCCAGGTGGGAGAGCTGGCTGTGGGAAGAGAGATCCTCAAAGCGG GGTCTATTGGCATTGAAGGTGTGGACTACGTCCTCAACTGCATCCTGGGGCCCCAAACCGAAGCCAACAACTGGCAGGCCTTGCTGGGCCGCCTGTGCCTGATCGACCGGCTCCTGCTAGAGTTCCCTGGCGACTTCTACCCTCACATCGTCtcttctggaggaggaggtgactaCCACCAGTCCCAGACCCTGGTGGAGAG gtaCCAGAAGCTTCTGCCTCTGCTCAGCTTTGCCCTTCAGTCCATAGACAACTCCCACTCCATGGTGGGCAAGCTGTCCCGCCGGGTCTTCCTCAGCGCTGCTCGCATGGTGGCCCGCGTGCCGCACATCTTTGTCAAGCTCCTGGACATGCTCAGCGTCACCAGCTCCACCCACTATGCCCGCATGCGCCGCCGCCTCCTGGCCATTGCTGAGGAAATGGACATCCTGGACGCCATTAACCTGGGCCTGGAGAGCAGCATGGCTAATGGGGCCGAGGCGCAGGAACAGACTTCTGCTGCCTTTTTGGAACCCACAGTGCCACAGAACTCGCCCAGCGCCACCGAGAGCAACACGCCCACTCACACGGTCCAGCTAACGTCTGTCAAGGCCCACGGTGGGAGGGCAGGAGCGAGCCCAGAGGATGTAACTGAGCGGCTGGCAGCAATATCCTTGACGGGGCATCCAAATATGGGTGCAGTCCCAGCCGAGCACCCAAAGCCCCCTGTTCAGGCCCGCAACAGGCCTCTCAGCCAGTGCCTGCACTCCCCTTCATCTTCCTCCCCGCCCTGCAATCAgacacccaccctcccttcgCCTTCAGCTTCCCATCCTCCCACCTGCTTCCCTGGCCCGGACTCCAGCCCCAAGGCCCGGCCTCAGAGCTTCATCCCTAGCAAACTAGCTTCCCCCTCTAGCACCTCTTGCTCCTCTTCCCCAGGCGCCCAGCGCCGGTTTCCCCCACAGAAGAGCTTAGTCAAGGACCCAGATAAGCAGCTTCCCTCCCCTGTCTTCACCCAGGCAcggcctctcccctccagccagATCCATAGACCAAAGCCCTCCCGACCCACCCCCAACCCTGCTGCCTGCACCTCCTCTGAGTGTGCTACGGGAATCTgtgcccctcccacccccactgcCTCCAAGCAAAGCTTAAAGCTGGACCTCCATGGGGGGGCAGAGACCATGGGGGTTGCCACCACCCTCATTCCTAGCGAGGACACCTGCTTCACCCCCGTAGAGGAGAAGTTCCGCTTCCTGGATGCCTCAGCTGAGCTCAACTCCTCCATGGAGGACCTCCTGGAAGCTTCCATGCCCACCATTGGCGACACTACAGTTACCTTCCAGTCGGAGGTTGCTGTCTTGTCACCGGAGCGGGTCGGCAGGCCAGGTGAGGGCACGTACAGCGAGGACGTGACGCAGCACCAGAAGTgcaaggagaagatggaggcagaagaggaggaggcgcTGGCGGTGGTAATGGCCATGTCAGAGTCGCAGGATGCGCTGCCCGTCGTCCCCCAGCTTCAGGTGGATAAAAATGAAGACGTCATTATCATCCAGGTGGAT ACCCCAGAGACCCTTCCTGGCCACACCAAAGCAAAGCAGCCAtacagggagggggcagagtggCTGAAGGGTCAGCAGATCGGCCTTGGGGCCTTCTCCTCCTGCTACCAGGCTCAGGACGTGGGCACCGGCACCCTGATGGCGGTCAAACAG GTGACGTATGTGCGCAACACCTcctcagagcaggaggaggtggtagAGGCCCTGAGAGAGGAGATCCGGATGATGGCCCACCTTAACCACCCCAACATCATTCGCATGCTAGGGGCCACCTGCGAGAAGAACAATTACAACCTTTTTGTGGAGTGGATGGCAG GCGGCAGTGTGTCTCACCTGCTGAACAAATATGGAGCCTTCAAGGAGGCTGTGATCATCAACTACACAGAGCAGCTGCTGCGTGGCCTGGCCTACCTCCACGAGAACCAGATCATTCACAGAGACATTAAAG GTGCCAACCTGCTCATTGACAGCACAGGGCACAGGCTGCGCATTGCTGACTTTGGGGCAGCTGCTAGGCTGGCATTCAAAGGCACGGGTGCAGGCGAGTTCCAGGGCCAGCTCTTGGGAACCATTGCCTTCATGGCCCCTGAG GTGTTGAGGGGCCAGCAGTATGGGCGTAGCTGTGACGTGTGGAGCGTGGGATGTGCCATCATTGAAATGTCCTGCGCAAAGCCCCCCTGGAATGCTGAGAAACATTCAAACCACCTGGCATTGATCTTCAAG